A single window of Acetohalobium arabaticum DSM 5501 DNA harbors:
- a CDS encoding histone deacetylase family protein, whose amino-acid sequence MQIKAKNNLGLIFFPAFDWSISPTHPEREERLLYTKDQVLEEGLLDIEGIKEYNPLVATEDDVNRTHICIPDAKSIISKPHLISAGGAIKAAELVMQKEVDKAFAIIRPPGHHAFRVVHGARGFCTINNEAIMVEYLRNKYDSDLKIAFVDTDAHHADGTQNIYYNDPNILHISIHQDGRTLFPGTGFTDELGGPGAWGRTINLPLPTNTTDQGLHYALDNLILPILDDFDPDLIINAAGQDNHYSDPLTRMNITAQGYAELNDKLDPDLAILQGGYSIESALPYINTGIMLAMAGLDYSYIQEPDYDPTVKEQPAKITDTIKQRTNKLITSWQKRDKIDLQDEFPIKNINGEDYHINHRNIFYDTSQLREEQEIKIKICDDCSGVMIIDSQVRPHSMGETRSIILPFDVCNECRQLGYDKYEASKQDFSAVYLQDKVGDKLLTNL is encoded by the coding sequence ATGCAAATTAAAGCAAAGAATAACCTAGGATTAATCTTCTTTCCAGCTTTTGATTGGTCTATCTCACCTACCCATCCAGAACGAGAGGAAAGATTATTATATACTAAAGATCAGGTATTGGAAGAAGGGTTATTAGATATAGAAGGAATAAAAGAATATAATCCTTTAGTAGCTACAGAAGATGATGTTAATCGGACACATATATGTATTCCTGACGCTAAATCAATTATCTCCAAACCTCATTTAATCTCAGCCGGAGGTGCTATTAAAGCAGCAGAACTAGTTATGCAGAAAGAAGTTGATAAAGCTTTTGCCATTATTCGCCCTCCTGGCCATCATGCATTTCGAGTAGTACATGGAGCCAGAGGATTCTGTACCATTAATAATGAAGCAATCATGGTAGAATACTTACGCAACAAATACGATTCTGACTTAAAGATTGCTTTTGTTGATACTGATGCTCATCATGCTGATGGAACTCAGAATATCTACTACAATGACCCTAATATATTACATATCTCTATCCACCAAGATGGACGGACATTATTCCCGGGAACCGGCTTTACTGATGAGCTAGGAGGACCGGGAGCCTGGGGACGTACAATTAATCTACCTCTGCCGACCAATACTACTGATCAAGGGCTTCATTATGCACTGGATAATTTGATACTACCTATTTTAGATGACTTCGATCCTGATTTAATCATTAATGCCGCTGGACAGGATAATCATTACAGCGATCCATTAACTAGAATGAACATTACCGCCCAAGGCTATGCGGAATTAAATGATAAACTGGATCCTGACCTTGCTATCTTACAAGGCGGCTACTCTATTGAATCAGCTCTACCTTACATTAATACAGGAATCATGCTGGCCATGGCTGGATTGGACTACAGCTATATTCAAGAACCGGATTATGATCCAACAGTTAAAGAACAGCCCGCTAAAATTACTGATACTATCAAACAAAGAACCAATAAACTAATTACTAGCTGGCAGAAAAGAGATAAAATCGATCTTCAAGATGAATTTCCCATCAAGAATATAAATGGAGAGGATTATCATATTAACCATCGGAATATCTTTTATGATACCTCCCAGCTTAGAGAAGAACAAGAAATTAAAATTAAGATCTGTGATGACTGTTCGGGAGTAATGATTATTGATTCTCAAGTCAGACCCCATTCAATGGGAGAAACAAGAAGCATTATCCTGCCCTTTGATGTCTGTAACGAATGCCGCCAGTTAGGTTATGATAAATATGAAGCTTCTAAGCAGGACTTCAGTGCTGTCTATCTGCAGGATAAAGTGGGGGATAAGTTGCTGACTAATCTGTGA